In Streptomyces sp. NBC_01707, a genomic segment contains:
- a CDS encoding D-cysteine desulfhydrase family protein, whose protein sequence is MTSDSPTSQRAVFGTWPTPLEPMPRLARAIGLGAGDLWVKRDDLTGLGGGGNKVRKLEWTCGAALADGATALVTTGAPQSNHARLTAAAGARLGLDVVLVLAGAPGSSASGNLALDGLFGATVVWAGDVDDKALDSAAEQVAEELRGRGAVPALIPFGGSSVLGARGYAECGRELLVQAPDLATVVVAVGSGGTMAGLLDPLGSARVLGVHCGAVADPARTVSELATGLSGTHCAPEMLRLRLDQVGDGYATLTEAAMAALTLTARTEGIVLDPIYTGRAMAGLIAAIEEGDVVPGQRTIFLHSGGMPGLFGHAATLAALEEALKPSNP, encoded by the coding sequence ATGACCTCGGACAGCCCTACCTCGCAGCGAGCAGTGTTCGGGACCTGGCCGACCCCGCTCGAGCCCATGCCGCGTCTCGCCCGGGCGATCGGCCTCGGCGCGGGCGACCTGTGGGTCAAACGTGACGACCTCACCGGCCTGGGCGGCGGCGGAAACAAGGTACGCAAGCTCGAGTGGACCTGCGGCGCAGCGCTCGCCGATGGTGCCACCGCGCTCGTGACCACCGGTGCGCCACAGAGCAACCACGCCCGTCTGACCGCCGCGGCCGGTGCCCGGCTGGGGCTGGATGTCGTCCTCGTGCTCGCCGGCGCACCGGGATCGTCGGCTTCCGGCAACCTCGCACTCGACGGTCTCTTCGGCGCCACGGTCGTGTGGGCCGGTGATGTCGACGACAAGGCGCTCGACTCCGCTGCCGAGCAAGTGGCGGAGGAGCTGCGGGGGCGTGGAGCCGTCCCGGCGCTGATTCCCTTCGGTGGTTCCAGCGTGCTGGGCGCTCGTGGTTACGCCGAGTGCGGGCGTGAACTCCTCGTCCAGGCCCCCGACCTGGCGACCGTCGTCGTCGCGGTCGGCTCCGGTGGGACGATGGCAGGACTCCTCGATCCGCTCGGGTCCGCGCGCGTGCTCGGCGTCCATTGCGGTGCCGTGGCCGATCCTGCCCGGACCGTGTCCGAACTGGCCACCGGCCTGTCCGGCACACACTGCGCGCCGGAGATGTTGAGACTGCGGTTGGACCAGGTCGGCGACGGTTACGCCACATTGACCGAGGCGGCCATGGCCGCTCTGACGCTGACCGCCCGCACCGAAGGCATCGTGCTCGACCCGATCTACACAGGACGCGCGATGGCCGGCCTGATCGCCGCGATCGAGGAAGGAGACGTGGTGCCCGGCCAACGCACGATCTTCCTGCACTCGGGCGGCATGCCCGGACTCTTCGGTCACGCCGCGACGCTGGCGGCACTGGAGGAGGCACTGAAGCCCTCGAACCCGTAG
- a CDS encoding helix-turn-helix transcriptional regulator has protein sequence MTLPDLVRLRRTRDMMDRDYAEPLDVPALARAAHMSPGHFSRSFRAAFGETPYSYLMTRRIERAKALLRRGDQSVTEVCFAVGCTSLGSFSSRFTELVGETPSAYRARPHEQDAAVPACIAKIFTRPIRNAEPIRDGDAKHAARPS, from the coding sequence GTGACGCTACCGGACCTGGTTCGGCTCCGCCGGACCCGCGACATGATGGACCGCGACTACGCGGAGCCCCTCGACGTCCCCGCGCTGGCACGCGCGGCCCACATGTCGCCCGGCCACTTCTCCCGCAGCTTCCGCGCCGCGTTCGGGGAGACGCCGTACAGCTACCTGATGACCCGCAGGATCGAGCGGGCCAAGGCCCTGCTGCGGCGGGGCGACCAGTCGGTGACGGAGGTCTGCTTCGCGGTCGGGTGCACGTCGCTCGGGTCGTTCAGCTCGCGGTTCACCGAGCTGGTGGGCGAGACCCCGAGCGCGTACCGGGCGCGCCCGCACGAGCAGGACGCAGCCGTCCCGGCCTGCATCGCCAAGATCTTCACGCGACCGATCAGGAACGCGGAACCGATCAGGGACGGAGACGCGAAGCACGCTGCCCGCCCGTCGTGA
- a CDS encoding MerR family transcriptional regulator yields the protein MDEVILPDVSVEVPPDGLPIGEAAAVCGLSVDTLRYYEREGLTLHPAPRSSSGRRRYGTSDLAWLAGLVMLRETGMPIADIRRYAALTRRQGTDAERLQILEQHRRAVIKSMEQTRKHLAAIDRKIAAYRNVIGSHEP from the coding sequence ATGGACGAGGTGATATTGCCCGATGTGTCCGTCGAGGTGCCGCCGGACGGGCTGCCGATCGGGGAGGCGGCAGCTGTCTGTGGTCTCAGTGTCGACACCTTGCGCTACTACGAGCGCGAGGGCCTGACACTCCACCCCGCGCCGCGCTCTTCGTCCGGGCGCCGCCGCTACGGCACCAGCGACCTGGCGTGGCTGGCCGGGCTCGTCATGCTGCGGGAGACGGGCATGCCGATCGCGGACATCCGGCGGTACGCCGCGCTGACCCGCCGGCAGGGAACCGACGCCGAACGGCTGCAGATCCTCGAACAGCACCGCCGCGCGGTGATCAAGAGCATGGAGCAGACGCGGAAGCACCTGGCCGCGATCGACCGGAAGATCGCTGCGTACAGGAATGTCATCGGATCACACGAACCGTGA
- a CDS encoding aldo/keto reductase — MKTIDLGSNGLRVPVQGFGAMGMSAFYGARDETEAVATLNRAVDLGVTHIDTAEAYGPFENEKLIARALGRRRSEVTIATKFAMDFDADGTPLDGRAAHVRRAVERSLRHLETDTIDLYYLHRVDPAVPIEETVGAMSELVTAGKVRHLGLSEAAAATIRRAHAVHPITAVQSELSLFSRDLLENGIKTVLDELGIGLVAFSPLGRGFLSGAIRSVDDLDPDDARRGLPRFSPESIAANLALVDRVGAIAEVRGATPGQIALAWVAAQGAVSIPGTKRRTYLEENVAAADITLTAAELSALDGAVPTGAVTGARDTVEGLARTNH, encoded by the coding sequence GTGAAGACGATTGATCTGGGCAGTAACGGCCTGCGGGTACCGGTGCAGGGCTTCGGCGCCATGGGCATGAGTGCGTTCTACGGGGCGCGGGACGAGACCGAGGCGGTGGCCACTCTCAACCGGGCGGTGGATCTGGGAGTGACGCACATCGACACGGCCGAGGCGTACGGGCCGTTCGAGAACGAGAAGCTCATCGCCCGGGCTCTGGGCCGTCGCCGCTCCGAGGTCACCATCGCGACGAAGTTCGCCATGGACTTCGACGCCGACGGCACACCGCTGGACGGGCGGGCCGCGCACGTCCGCCGAGCGGTGGAACGGTCGCTTCGTCATCTGGAGACGGACACCATCGACCTCTACTACCTCCACCGTGTCGATCCCGCCGTCCCGATCGAGGAGACCGTCGGCGCCATGTCCGAGCTGGTCACGGCAGGCAAGGTACGTCACCTCGGGCTCTCCGAGGCCGCCGCCGCGACGATCCGCCGCGCGCACGCCGTCCACCCGATCACCGCCGTGCAGTCGGAGCTGTCCCTCTTCAGCCGGGATCTTCTGGAGAACGGGATCAAGACGGTGCTGGACGAGCTGGGAATCGGCCTGGTCGCCTTCTCCCCCCTCGGTCGCGGCTTCCTGTCCGGAGCCATCCGCAGCGTCGACGACCTCGACCCGGACGACGCGCGCCGGGGCCTGCCCCGCTTCTCACCCGAGAGCATCGCCGCCAATCTCGCACTCGTGGACCGGGTCGGTGCGATTGCCGAGGTGCGGGGGGCGACTCCGGGACAGATCGCCCTGGCCTGGGTTGCGGCACAGGGTGCCGTCTCCATCCCCGGGACCAAGCGGCGGACCTATCTGGAGGAGAACGTCGCAGCGGCCGACATCACCCTGACCGCAGCGGAGCTGAGCGCCCTGGACGGCGCGGTGCCGACCGGGGCCGTCACCGGCGCGCGGGACACCGTCGAGGGACTGGCGCGCACGAACCACTGA
- a CDS encoding DUF6480 family protein, producing the protein MSDANPDPHNGRRAQHERTVPPGETPPAESSTGPETGPRGDVTRGWTKGPMIAIGIVVVLCAAFFLVYAIIVAR; encoded by the coding sequence ATGAGTGATGCGAATCCTGATCCGCACAACGGCCGCCGCGCCCAGCACGAGCGGACGGTTCCGCCGGGGGAGACTCCACCCGCCGAGAGCAGCACAGGGCCGGAAACGGGACCACGTGGTGACGTGACCCGTGGCTGGACCAAGGGGCCCATGATTGCCATCGGCATCGTCGTCGTGCTGTGCGCCGCGTTCTTCCTCGTGTACGCCATCATCGTGGCGCGGTGA
- a CDS encoding xanthine dehydrogenase family protein molybdopterin-binding subunit, whose product MIGQALNRVDGPLKVAGRATYAYEQWGAGQPLYGFIVGATIGKGRITRIDTENAERAPGVKMVMTHHNAPAQGARDESVPSEYWRAQPVLTGPDIHYYGEPVALVVATTLEQARAAADLVEVEYTGGRGRFKFDEQDDEVYIPKVVNAGLPTDTAVGDFDAGFDSAAVKVDQHYSTPYEFSMPMEPHACLAEPRDEDLVVYVSCQIVDAAQSSVAATLQIDPERVHIVTPFVGGGFGSKLGIHSETILAALAARELRRPVKVAMTRQQIFQLVGNRPTSSQRVRLGAEQDGQLTAIAHDVTMHTNPDVEYAEQTAATTRSLYAAPHRLTSHRLAPLDLPPGTDVRAPGEAPGMLAVESAMDELAHAIGMDPVELRILNEPTVDPERDVPYSDRHLVDCLREGARRFGWEHRPATPASVRDGRWLVGYGMSAAIRGHFQGPTAARVRLEADGTAVVQTDMTDLGTGTYTVLTQVAADGLGLPTDRVRIELGRSDFPTSWGSGGSWGAASSSNAVHGACMGLREQLLDAACGDMRSPLHGLDPADAVFSDGNVAIGGASEALSEIVARNHPEGVEAEGGTRFMGDDPNYTDYSINTYGAHFAEVGVDADTAEIRLRRMLGVFSVGRVLNAKTARSQLIGGMIWGTGAALEEEAVVDLRSGAFVNRDFAQYLVPVHADIPDVDAVILDGYDDKANVLGAKGVGELGICGAGASVANAVFNATGVRVRDFPITIEKVLPGLPLMDT is encoded by the coding sequence ATGATCGGGCAAGCTCTGAACCGCGTCGACGGCCCGTTGAAGGTCGCCGGACGGGCCACCTACGCCTACGAGCAGTGGGGGGCCGGCCAACCTCTCTACGGGTTCATCGTGGGCGCGACGATCGGCAAAGGCCGCATCACCCGGATCGACACCGAGAACGCCGAACGCGCACCCGGCGTGAAGATGGTGATGACCCATCACAATGCGCCCGCGCAGGGTGCCCGTGACGAGTCCGTTCCGTCCGAGTACTGGCGCGCCCAGCCGGTGCTGACCGGCCCCGACATCCACTATTACGGCGAGCCGGTGGCACTCGTCGTCGCCACGACCCTCGAACAGGCCCGAGCGGCGGCCGATCTGGTCGAAGTCGAGTACACCGGCGGGCGGGGACGTTTCAAGTTCGACGAGCAGGATGACGAGGTCTACATCCCGAAGGTGGTCAACGCCGGTCTCCCCACCGACACCGCGGTCGGCGATTTCGATGCCGGGTTCGACAGCGCGGCGGTCAAGGTCGACCAGCATTACTCGACGCCGTACGAGTTCTCGATGCCGATGGAACCGCACGCGTGTCTGGCGGAACCGCGCGACGAGGACCTGGTCGTCTACGTCAGCTGCCAGATCGTCGACGCGGCTCAGTCCTCGGTCGCCGCCACGCTTCAGATCGACCCGGAGCGGGTTCACATCGTGACCCCCTTCGTCGGCGGCGGATTCGGCTCCAAGCTGGGCATCCATTCCGAGACGATCCTGGCGGCGCTCGCCGCTCGCGAGCTGCGCCGACCGGTCAAGGTCGCGATGACGAGGCAGCAGATCTTCCAGCTCGTCGGCAACCGCCCCACATCCAGCCAGCGGGTTCGACTGGGCGCGGAGCAGGACGGACAGCTGACCGCGATCGCCCATGACGTCACCATGCACACCAACCCCGACGTGGAGTACGCCGAGCAGACCGCCGCCACCACCCGCAGCCTCTACGCCGCGCCCCACCGGTTGACCAGCCACCGGCTGGCGCCGCTCGATCTGCCGCCCGGGACGGACGTACGCGCACCGGGCGAGGCGCCGGGCATGCTGGCGGTCGAGTCGGCGATGGACGAGCTGGCGCATGCGATCGGGATGGACCCCGTCGAGCTGCGGATCCTCAACGAGCCCACCGTCGATCCCGAGCGAGACGTGCCGTACAGCGACCGGCACCTGGTCGACTGCCTGCGCGAAGGCGCACGCCGGTTCGGCTGGGAGCACCGCCCCGCCACTCCGGCGAGCGTGCGCGACGGGCGGTGGCTGGTCGGCTACGGCATGTCGGCCGCCATCCGCGGGCACTTCCAAGGGCCGACAGCGGCGCGGGTGCGCTTGGAGGCCGACGGCACCGCCGTCGTCCAGACGGACATGACCGACCTCGGCACGGGCACGTACACCGTCCTGACCCAGGTCGCGGCCGACGGGCTCGGACTGCCGACCGATCGGGTGCGCATCGAGCTCGGGCGTTCCGACTTTCCCACCAGCTGGGGGTCCGGCGGCTCGTGGGGCGCCGCAAGCTCGAGCAATGCGGTGCATGGTGCGTGTATGGGCCTGCGCGAGCAGCTCCTGGACGCGGCGTGCGGCGACATGCGCTCCCCGCTGCACGGCCTGGACCCGGCGGACGCCGTGTTCTCCGACGGCAACGTGGCCATCGGCGGCGCGTCCGAGGCGCTGAGCGAGATCGTCGCACGCAACCATCCGGAAGGTGTCGAGGCGGAGGGTGGTACCCGCTTCATGGGCGACGATCCGAACTACACGGACTACTCGATCAACACCTACGGGGCCCATTTCGCCGAAGTGGGGGTCGACGCGGATACCGCCGAGATCCGTCTGCGGCGGATGCTCGGCGTGTTCTCGGTGGGCCGCGTGCTCAACGCGAAGACCGCTCGATCGCAGCTGATCGGCGGCATGATCTGGGGAACCGGCGCGGCCCTCGAGGAAGAGGCCGTGGTCGACCTGCGATCCGGCGCCTTCGTCAACCGGGACTTCGCGCAGTACCTGGTGCCGGTCCACGCCGACATCCCCGACGTCGACGCGGTCATCCTCGACGGGTACGACGACAAGGCCAACGTCCTGGGCGCGAAGGGCGTCGGCGAGCTGGGCATCTGCGGGGCCGGTGCGTCGGTCGCGAACGCGGTGTTCAACGCCACCGGCGTGCGCGTGCGTGACTTCCCCATCACCATCGAGAAGGTGCTGCCCGGGCTACCGCTGATGGACACCTGA
- a CDS encoding xanthine dehydrogenase family protein subunit M: MRSFTYERATDAQAAVAAVSRTGAKFISGGTNLLDLMKLDIEKPSHLVDISRLPLRDIEDLPDGGLRIGAQAANSDVAADARVRTRYPVLSEALVAGASGQLRNKASTGGNLLQRTRCPYFYDTAAGCNKRDPGSGCSAIDGFNRIHALLGASDSCIATHPSDMAVAMTALEAEIELLDADGSVRRVAIGDFYRLPGDTPHIETVLRPREMITGVLLPPPPSGGQIYRKVRDRASYEFALVSVAAVVSTDQGTISEARVAFGGVAHKPWRSVEAEAALTGRPATMVTYRAAAEAAMRDAVGQGQNDFKIELAKRTLCRTLAQAAQAS; this comes from the coding sequence ATGAGGTCCTTCACGTACGAGCGGGCGACGGACGCACAGGCCGCCGTCGCTGCGGTGTCCAGAACCGGCGCGAAGTTCATCAGCGGCGGCACCAATCTGCTCGACCTGATGAAGCTCGACATCGAGAAGCCCAGCCATCTGGTCGACATCAGCCGACTTCCGTTGCGGGACATCGAGGATCTCCCGGACGGCGGACTGCGCATCGGTGCCCAGGCGGCGAATTCCGACGTGGCCGCCGACGCCCGGGTGCGTACCCGCTACCCGGTGCTGTCGGAGGCGCTGGTGGCCGGCGCCTCGGGCCAGCTGCGCAACAAGGCGTCCACCGGGGGAAATCTGTTGCAGCGCACTCGCTGCCCCTACTTCTACGACACGGCTGCGGGCTGCAACAAACGGGATCCCGGCTCCGGATGCTCGGCGATCGACGGCTTCAACCGGATTCACGCCCTCCTCGGTGCCAGCGACTCCTGCATCGCCACCCACCCCTCGGACATGGCTGTCGCGATGACCGCGCTGGAGGCGGAGATCGAGCTGCTCGACGCCGACGGGTCGGTGCGCCGCGTCGCCATCGGGGACTTCTACCGGCTGCCGGGCGACACGCCGCACATCGAGACCGTGCTGCGTCCTCGCGAGATGATCACGGGCGTGCTCCTTCCCCCGCCCCCGTCGGGCGGGCAGATCTACCGCAAGGTGCGAGACCGGGCGTCGTACGAGTTCGCGCTGGTCTCTGTGGCGGCTGTCGTCTCGACCGATCAGGGAACGATCAGTGAGGCGCGGGTGGCTTTCGGCGGTGTGGCGCACAAGCCCTGGCGGTCCGTCGAGGCCGAGGCCGCGTTGACCGGCCGTCCAGCCACGATGGTCACCTATCGGGCCGCCGCCGAGGCCGCGATGCGCGATGCCGTGGGACAGGGGCAGAACGACTTCAAGATCGAGCTGGCCAAGCGCACGCTGTGCCGCACGCTGGCGCAAGCAGCTCAGGCGAGCTGA
- a CDS encoding 2Fe-2S iron-sulfur cluster-binding protein, translating to MSDSDTGAAGRSQGETAQLSAIELNVNDQVRGLEVDPRTSLLDALREHLRLSGTKKGCDHGQCGACTVLINGRRVNSCLTLAVMHEDDEIVTIEGLGDPDGLHPMQRAFVERDGFQCGYCTPGQICSAVGMLAEVEAGWPSHATADVASPRIALTDEEIRERMSGNICRCAAYPNIVAAIRGIAEGAE from the coding sequence GTGAGCGATTCGGATACGGGCGCCGCGGGGCGGAGCCAGGGCGAGACGGCCCAACTCTCGGCGATCGAGTTGAACGTCAACGATCAGGTGCGAGGGCTCGAGGTGGATCCACGGACCTCTCTGCTCGACGCGCTGCGCGAGCACCTGCGTCTGAGCGGGACCAAGAAGGGGTGTGATCACGGGCAGTGCGGCGCCTGCACGGTGCTGATCAACGGCCGACGCGTCAACTCCTGTCTGACGCTCGCCGTGATGCATGAGGACGACGAGATCGTGACGATCGAAGGCCTGGGCGATCCCGACGGCCTGCACCCCATGCAACGCGCCTTCGTCGAGCGTGACGGCTTCCAGTGTGGCTACTGCACCCCCGGCCAGATCTGTTCGGCCGTCGGCATGCTTGCCGAGGTGGAGGCCGGCTGGCCCAGCCATGCCACCGCCGACGTGGCCTCACCGCGGATCGCGTTGACCGACGAGGAGATCCGCGAGCGGATGAGCGGCAACATCTGTCGGTGCGCCGCCTATCCGAACATCGTCGCGGCCATCCGTGGCATCGCGGAGGGAGCGGAATGA
- a CDS encoding sugar kinase, producing MSTPRPLRPGPVVCVGETMAALAPDPLGPLDAADLLRVDIAGAESNVALYLADHGIPVRWVSALGDDPFGRRVRERVAAGGVDISGVRTDPDRPTGLLLKDPGRNGTRVHYHRRGSAASALTPELLDDPTVADAALLHLSGITPALSSGCHALVERALRPDRSYSVSFDVNHRPALWSGRSAADVLRPLADRADIVLVGLDEAQDLWGDALTDPRAVRDLLPGPGILVVKDGARAATAFVGPDAHSVPALTVRVVEPVGAGDAFAAGFLSGLMRQLPVERSLRLGHLSAASALRVAADHGPLPDPAVIATLLDADETTWRAATIGSPLR from the coding sequence ATGAGCACCCCCCGGCCGCTGCGTCCCGGCCCCGTGGTCTGCGTCGGCGAGACCATGGCCGCCCTCGCCCCCGACCCCCTCGGCCCGCTCGATGCCGCGGACCTTCTCCGGGTCGACATCGCGGGCGCGGAGTCGAACGTCGCTCTGTACCTCGCCGACCACGGCATCCCCGTCCGCTGGGTGTCCGCGCTCGGCGACGATCCCTTCGGCAGGCGTGTCCGGGAGCGGGTCGCCGCGGGCGGCGTCGACATCAGCGGCGTCCGCACCGACCCGGACCGGCCCACCGGACTGCTCCTGAAGGACCCCGGCAGGAACGGCACGCGCGTCCACTACCACCGCCGCGGATCCGCCGCCTCGGCCCTCACCCCCGAACTCCTCGACGACCCCACGGTGGCGGACGCCGCGCTCCTCCACCTCAGCGGAATCACTCCCGCCCTGTCCTCCGGCTGCCACGCCCTCGTCGAGCGGGCACTGCGCCCCGACCGCTCCTACAGCGTCAGTTTCGACGTCAACCACCGCCCCGCCCTCTGGTCCGGCCGCTCGGCCGCCGACGTCCTGCGGCCCCTCGCGGACCGGGCCGACATCGTGCTCGTCGGACTCGACGAGGCGCAGGACCTGTGGGGAGACGCGCTCACCGACCCCCGCGCGGTCCGTGACCTCCTGCCCGGCCCTGGCATCCTCGTCGTCAAGGACGGGGCCCGCGCGGCCACGGCCTTCGTCGGGCCGGACGCCCACAGCGTGCCCGCCCTGACCGTTCGCGTGGTCGAGCCGGTCGGCGCCGGCGACGCCTTCGCCGCCGGATTCCTCAGCGGCCTGATGCGACAGCTGCCCGTGGAGCGCTCGCTGCGCCTGGGCCATCTGAGCGCGGCCTCCGCTCTCCGGGTCGCCGCCGACCACGGCCCCCTTCCGGACCCCGCCGTCATCGCCACGCTGCTCGACGCCGACGAGACGACGTGGCGCGCCGCCACCATCGGCTCTCCGCTCCGCTGA
- a CDS encoding SMP-30/gluconolactonase/LRE family protein, producing the protein MTTPTVHGTDRLELGEGIRWTDGGAVLTDILSGRLLSAPDDPAASLGLIVRLPFPLGAVAPVEGRPGRWIAAAGTGICRIDEAGRVDWIARPEDEAPVPMRMNDGVADPHGRFWAGSMAYDATEDAGSLYRVDRDGRVTRVLRDITVPNGPAFTTDGTVMYLADSARGVIRRYPVDPDTGDLGEPGLFVTLGSGSPDGMTADAEGGLWTAVWGTGQVHRYHPDGTLDRVVELAAVQPAGLCLGGPDGRTLLVTSARIGLPEPGPLDGAVFAARVDIPGAPAASYRPVGTADATIFADTR; encoded by the coding sequence GTGACCACGCCCACGGTCCACGGGACCGATCGCCTCGAACTCGGCGAGGGCATCCGCTGGACGGACGGGGGCGCGGTCCTGACCGACATCCTCTCCGGGCGGCTGCTGTCCGCCCCCGACGACCCCGCCGCATCGCTCGGGCTGATCGTCCGACTGCCCTTTCCGCTGGGCGCGGTGGCCCCGGTCGAGGGACGGCCCGGCCGGTGGATCGCGGCGGCGGGTACCGGCATCTGCCGTATCGACGAGGCGGGACGCGTCGACTGGATCGCACGCCCCGAGGACGAGGCCCCGGTGCCGATGCGGATGAACGACGGCGTGGCCGACCCGCACGGCCGTTTCTGGGCAGGCAGCATGGCCTACGACGCGACCGAGGACGCGGGCTCGCTCTACCGCGTGGACCGCGACGGCCGCGTCACCCGGGTGCTGCGGGACATCACCGTGCCGAACGGCCCGGCGTTCACCACCGACGGAACCGTCATGTATCTCGCCGACAGCGCCCGCGGCGTCATCCGGCGCTACCCCGTCGACCCCGACACCGGAGACCTGGGCGAGCCCGGCCTCTTCGTCACGCTCGGTTCCGGCAGTCCCGACGGCATGACGGCCGACGCCGAGGGCGGGCTGTGGACCGCCGTCTGGGGCACCGGGCAGGTCCACCGCTACCACCCCGACGGCACCCTCGACCGGGTCGTGGAACTGGCCGCCGTCCAGCCCGCAGGGCTCTGCCTCGGCGGCCCCGACGGCCGCACCCTCCTCGTCACCAGCGCCCGCATCGGTCTGCCCGAACCCGGTCCGCTCGACGGCGCCGTCTTCGCTGCGCGCGTGGACATACCCGGGGCGCCTGCCGCGTCGTACCGCCCGGTGGGCACCGCGGACGCCACGATCTTCGCCGACACCCGCTAG
- a CDS encoding bifunctional 4-hydroxy-2-oxoglutarate aldolase/2-dehydro-3-deoxy-phosphogluconate aldolase — protein MDLLTALRAHRLLAIVRGSDPDAALKTVLTLVEEGVTLVEVSLSGRDALDVIARARAALGPEATLGAGTVLTADDARAAHRAGAAFLVTPAVSDGIATGRELGLPVLAGVMTPTDILQALRLGAEALKLFPAGSAGGPGYLRDLRGPFPDLPFVPVGGVDAPAAGEYLRSGATAVGVGSPLIADAADGGSLAGLRERAREFLDVVRQEPRP, from the coding sequence ATGGACCTGCTCACCGCGCTGCGCGCGCACCGGCTGCTCGCCATCGTCCGCGGCAGCGACCCGGACGCCGCACTCAAGACCGTCCTCACTCTCGTGGAGGAGGGCGTCACACTCGTCGAGGTGTCCCTCAGCGGGCGCGACGCCCTCGACGTCATCGCCCGGGCCCGCGCCGCGCTCGGCCCGGAGGCCACGCTCGGCGCGGGCACCGTCCTCACCGCCGACGACGCGCGGGCCGCCCACCGGGCCGGAGCCGCGTTCCTCGTCACCCCGGCGGTCAGCGACGGCATCGCCACCGGCAGGGAGCTCGGACTCCCGGTGCTCGCGGGGGTCATGACACCGACCGACATCCTTCAGGCGCTGCGCCTCGGCGCCGAAGCCCTCAAGCTCTTCCCTGCCGGAAGCGCCGGAGGCCCCGGATATCTGCGCGACCTGCGCGGCCCCTTCCCGGACCTGCCCTTCGTGCCCGTCGGAGGAGTGGACGCCCCGGCCGCCGGCGAGTATCTGCGGAGCGGGGCCACGGCCGTCGGCGTCGGCTCGCCCCTGATCGCGGACGCGGCCGACGGAGGCAGCCTCGCCGGCCTTCGCGAGCGCGCACGGGAGTTCCTGGACGTCGTACGCCAGGAGCCCCGCCCGTGA
- the dgoD gene encoding galactonate dehydratase, translated as MKIARVETFLIPPRWLFCRIETDEGVVGWGEPVVEGRAEVVRAAVEVLAEQLVGQDPLRIQDHWQVLSKGGFYRGGPVLSSAVAGLDQALWDIAGRTLGVPVHTLLGGPVRDTVRVYAWVGGDEPARLKDEITAQVEAGFTAVKMNAAGRTPPLTSPAETAAVVERVAAAREALGPHRDVAVDFHGRFSAANARRVLHEIEPLHPLFVEEPVLPDQAHLLAGLVAASSVPLATGERLYGRAEFLPALTAGIAVAQPDLSHAGGISEVTRIASLAETFGAHLAPHCPLGPIALAASLQVAFATPNFLIQEQSRGIHYNKDADLLSYVVDTEPFRFVDGQAHRTELPGLGITVDEDAVRAADRTGHTWRNPVWRHADGSFAEW; from the coding sequence GTGAAGATCGCGCGTGTCGAGACCTTCCTCATCCCGCCCCGCTGGCTGTTCTGCCGGATCGAGACCGACGAGGGTGTGGTCGGCTGGGGCGAACCGGTGGTCGAGGGCCGGGCCGAGGTGGTGAGAGCCGCCGTCGAGGTCCTGGCCGAACAGCTCGTGGGCCAGGATCCGCTGCGTATCCAGGACCACTGGCAGGTGCTGAGCAAGGGCGGTTTCTACCGGGGCGGACCCGTGCTCTCCAGCGCCGTGGCCGGCCTCGACCAGGCCCTGTGGGACATCGCCGGCCGCACCCTGGGCGTGCCGGTCCATACCCTGCTCGGCGGGCCCGTCCGCGACACGGTCCGGGTGTACGCCTGGGTGGGCGGCGACGAACCCGCGCGGCTCAAGGACGAGATCACCGCACAGGTCGAGGCGGGCTTCACCGCCGTCAAGATGAACGCCGCCGGGCGCACCCCGCCACTGACCAGCCCCGCCGAGACGGCCGCCGTCGTCGAGCGGGTGGCGGCGGCCCGCGAGGCACTCGGCCCGCACCGGGACGTCGCCGTCGACTTCCACGGCCGGTTCAGCGCCGCCAACGCACGCCGTGTCCTGCACGAGATAGAGCCGCTGCACCCGCTGTTCGTCGAGGAACCCGTGCTGCCCGACCAGGCGCACCTGCTCGCGGGCCTGGTCGCCGCGTCGTCGGTCCCGCTCGCCACCGGCGAAAGGCTCTACGGACGCGCCGAATTCCTCCCGGCACTGACCGCGGGCATCGCCGTGGCCCAGCCGGACCTGTCGCACGCCGGCGGGATATCCGAGGTCACCCGGATCGCCTCGCTCGCCGAGACCTTCGGGGCCCACCTGGCACCGCACTGCCCGCTCGGGCCCATCGCGCTGGCCGCCAGTCTTCAGGTCGCCTTTGCCACGCCCAACTTCCTGATCCAGGAGCAGAGCCGCGGCATCCACTACAACAAGGACGCGGACCTGCTGTCGTACGTGGTCGACACCGAGCCCTTCCGCTTCGTCGACGGTCAGGCGCACCGCACCGAACTGCCCGGCCTCGGCATCACCGTCGACGAGGACGCCGTCCGCGCGGCCGACCGCACGGGCCACACCTGGCGCAACCCCGTGTGGCGTCACGCCGACGGCTCCTTCGCCGAATGGTGA